A DNA window from Myxococcus xanthus contains the following coding sequences:
- a CDS encoding IS5 family transposase produces MEASTWRRASSTRTSPRRKRGALRRQTKRGKRTKVMAAADGAGLPLAIGTASASPHETRLLEATLDESLIDELPERLIGDKPYDADKLDERLWHQRGVKLIASHRRGRKTKTQDGRELRRYRRRWKVERLFAWLQNFRRLVTRYEVKVENFLGFLHLGCILILLRQF; encoded by the coding sequence GTGGAGGCTTCGACCTGGAGGCGGGCTTCGTCGACGCGTACTTCGCCTCGGCGAAAAAGGGGGGCCCTGCGTCGGCAAACGAAGCGGGGCAAGAGGACGAAGGTCATGGCAGCTGCAGACGGCGCTGGTCTTCCTCTCGCCATTGGCACGGCAAGCGCTTCTCCCCACGAAACCAGGCTCCTCGAAGCCACTCTCGACGAAAGCCTCATCGACGAGCTTCCCGAGCGGCTCATCGGCGACAAACCCTATGACGCTGACAAGCTCGACGAGCGACTGTGGCATCAGCGGGGAGTGAAGCTGATTGCCTCGCACCGCCGAGGCCGCAAGACGAAGACGCAGGATGGGCGCGAGCTACGTCGCTACCGTCGACGCTGGAAGGTGGAGCGACTCTTTGCCTGGCTCCAAAACTTCCGCCGTCTCGTCACCCGCTACGAGGTGAAGGTGGAGAACTTCCTCGGATTCCTCCACCTCGGCTGCATCCTCATCCTCTTGAGGCAATTCTGA